In the genome of Coregonus clupeaformis isolate EN_2021a chromosome 1, ASM2061545v1, whole genome shotgun sequence, one region contains:
- the LOC121584356 gene encoding uncharacterized protein LOC121584356 encodes MPLISNQNSPSPKDRRSLGKCSKPSITLPVVDQILMTLMKLKLNLILGDIAHRFNVSTSMASIVISHWIDVMGEQFKVLIPWLPRETIRATMPLSFQRNYPRTTCIIDCAESAMQRATNHDSRSDTFSQYKSRNTVKYLVAVAPNGLIMFISDAYAGRSSDKFITMDSGFLDYLRAGDEVMADRGFTIRDLLDERRVSLNIPAFTYRRNQLTNEETTRTRRVANVRIHVERAIQRLKVFKILSQNVPISMAPKLDNILTICAGLVNLKSPLISEV; translated from the coding sequence cagtaagccatcaattacccttcctgttgttgaccaaatacttatgacgttgatgaaactaaaactaaacctaatatTAGGAGATATTGCTCACCGCTTCAATGTGTCTACATCCATGGCAAGCATTGTGATTAGTCACTGGATTGACGTGATGGGTGAACAGTTCAAAGTCCTGATCCCCTGGCTTCCAAGAGAGACCATTCGTGCCACCATGCCCTTGTCGTTTCAGAGGAACTACCCTCGAACCACCTGCATCATTGACTGTGCCGAAAGTGCCATGCAGAGAGCCACAAACCACGACTCAAGGAGTGACACTTTCAGCCAGTATAAATCACGCAACACTGTGAAATATCTCGTCGCTGTGGCCCCTAATGGGCTAATCATGTTTATATCTGATGCCTATGCTGGCAGAAGCAGTGATAAGTTTATCACCATGGACAGTGGGTTCCTAGACTATCTGAGGGCTGGTGATGAGGTCATGGCGGACCGTGGGTTCACCATTCGAGACTTGCTTGATGAGAGAAGGGTCAGTTTGAACATCCCTGCTTTCACCTACAGGCGCAATCAGTTGACCAATGAGGAGACGACACGCACCAGGCGAGTAGCCAATGTCCGCATACATGTGGAAAGAGCAATCCAGAGACTGAAGGTGTTTAAGATTTTATCCCAGAATGTTCCCATCAGCATGGCACCGAAACTGGACAACATCTTAACCATCTGTGCTGGCCTAGTTAACCTGAAGAGTCCACTGATCAGTGAGGTTTAG
- the LOC121570237 gene encoding sphingolipid delta(4)-desaturase DES1-like isoform X1, protein MGNRVAREDYEWVYTDQPHADRRKDILAKYPEIKTLMGPDPRLKWIVCMMVMIQFLAFYLVKALDWKWVLFWTYAFGSCINHSMTLAIHEISHNTAFGNNRAMWNRWFAMFANLPIGLPYSASFKRYHLDHHRYLGGDGVDVDIPSEFEGWFFCTRFRKFVWIILQPLFYAIRPLCINPKPITRLELANAAVQLSFNVALYWLCGAKPVVYMLAGSLLGMGLHPISGHFIAEHYMFLKGHETYSYYGSLNLLTFNVGYHNEHHDFPSIPGRRLPLVKKIASEYYDDLPHYTSWVKVLYDFIMDDQLSPYSRVKRRLKGDVKQE, encoded by the exons ATGGGGAACCGTGTCGCTCGTGAGGATTACGAATGGGTTTATACAGATCAGCCACATGCCGACAGGAGGAAAGACATTTTGG CAAAGTACCCAGAAATAAAGACCCTAATGGGGCCTGATCCCAGGCTGAAGTGGATTGTTTGCATGATGGTAATGATCCAGTTCTTAGCATTCTACCTGGTCAAAGCCCTGGACTGGAAATGGGTCCTGTTCTGGACTTATGCCTTTGGCAGCTGCATTAACCACTCTATGACCCTGGCCATCCACGAGATCTCCCACAACACAGCATTTGGTAATAACAGGGCCATGTGGAACCGCTGGTTCGCCATGTTTGCCAACCTGCCCATCGGGCTGCCGTATTCTGCCTCCTTTAAGCGCTACCACCTGGACCACCACCGCTACCTGGGAGGTGACGGTGTAGACGTAGACATCCCCTCTGAATTTGAGGGCTGGTTCTTCTGCACACGCTTCCGCAAGTTTGTCTGGATCATCCTCCAGCCTCTGTTCTACGCCATCCGCCCTCTCTGCATCAACCCCAAGCCCATCACCAGGCTGGAGCTGGCCAACGCGGCTGTGCAGCTGTCCTTCAATGTGGCCCTCTACTGGCTGTGTGGAGCCAAGCCTGTGGTCTACATGTTGGCGGGCTCCTTGCTGGGAATGGGCCTGCACCCCATATCTGGACACTTTATTGCCGAGCACTACATGTTCCTGAAGGGCCATGAGACCTACTCCTACTATGGCTCCCTCAACCTGCTCACCTTCAACGTGGGCTACCACAACGAGCACCACGACTTCCCCAGCATCCCAGGACGTAGGCTACCTCTG GTGAAGAAAATAGCATCAGAGTACTATGATGACCTGCCACACTACACATCGTGGGTGAAGGTCCTGTATGACTTCATTATGGACGACCAGCTCAGCCCCTACTCTCGTGTGAAGAGGAGGCTGAAGGGAGATGTCAAGCAGGAATAA